Proteins from one Thaumasiovibrio subtropicus genomic window:
- the glnB gene encoding nitrogen regulatory protein P-II, with the protein MKKIDAIIKPFKLDDVREALAEVGITGMTVSEVKGFGRQKGHTELYRGAEYMVDFLPKVKLEIVVADDVVDQCLDTIIETAQTGKIGDGKIFVTDVERVVRIRTGEEDEEAI; encoded by the coding sequence ATGAAAAAAATTGATGCCATTATCAAACCCTTTAAACTTGATGACGTGCGCGAAGCGCTGGCTGAGGTCGGCATCACAGGCATGACGGTCTCAGAAGTCAAAGGCTTTGGTCGCCAGAAAGGCCATACTGAGCTCTATCGTGGTGCTGAGTACATGGTGGACTTTCTACCAAAGGTGAAACTAGAAATTGTGGTTGCTGATGATGTGGTTGATCAGTGCCTAGACACCATTATCGAGACGGCCCAAACAGGTAAAATTGGTGATGGCAAGATCTTTGTTACCGACGTTGAGCGTGTAGTACGCATCCGTACCGGTGAGGAAGATGAAGAGGCGATTTAA
- a CDS encoding YitT family protein: protein MKQRKHTLVEDCIAILTATFVVAQGVFFLQQGGLLTGGTTGLALLASEFVGLSFGTLYFLFNCPFYLMAWFRMGKSFAITSIISGGLVSVMADHIPLFFSVDSLDPLYCAMIGGILMGVGMLMLFRHQTSLGGFNVLCLYCQERFGISAGKMQMGIDCAILIASFFMLTPIMLAYSVVGAVLLNMVLTMNHKPGRYSGNHPIPQP, encoded by the coding sequence GTGAAACAACGTAAACACACCCTAGTTGAAGATTGTATCGCGATACTGACCGCAACCTTCGTTGTCGCACAGGGTGTCTTCTTTTTACAACAGGGCGGCCTACTCACCGGTGGCACAACAGGTTTGGCGCTATTAGCAAGCGAATTTGTTGGCTTATCATTTGGTACCCTGTACTTCCTATTCAACTGCCCATTTTACCTCATGGCTTGGTTCCGTATGGGTAAGAGCTTCGCGATCACCAGCATCATTTCAGGTGGACTTGTCTCTGTGATGGCAGATCATATCCCGTTGTTCTTTAGTGTGGATAGCTTAGATCCGCTCTATTGCGCCATGATTGGCGGCATTTTGATGGGCGTCGGTATGCTTATGCTGTTTCGTCATCAAACGAGCCTAGGTGGCTTCAATGTGCTGTGCCTTTACTGCCAAGAACGCTTTGGAATCTCTGCAGGTAAAATGCAGATGGGTATCGATTGCGCTATCTTGATTGCGTCATTCTTTATGTTAACCCCAATCATGCTTGCGTATTCAGTCGTTGGCGCAGTACTACTGAACATGGTGTTGACCATGAACCATAAACCGGGACGCTATTCAGGAAATCACCCGATCCCGCAACCATAA